One Pseudoliparis swirei isolate HS2019 ecotype Mariana Trench chromosome 4, NWPU_hadal_v1, whole genome shotgun sequence genomic window carries:
- the LOC130192577 gene encoding LOW QUALITY PROTEIN: basic proline-rich protein-like (The sequence of the model RefSeq protein was modified relative to this genomic sequence to represent the inferred CDS: inserted 2 bases in 1 codon; deleted 1 base in 1 codon): PPLPPPPLPPPPAPPPPPAPPPPPPPAPPPPPAPPPPPPPPPPPPPPPPPPPPPPAPPAPPPPPPPPPPPPPPPPPPPAPPPPPPPPPPPPPPPPPPPPPPPPPPAPPPPPPSPPPPPPPPPPPPAPPPPPPPPPLPPPPPPAPPPPPPPPPPAPPPPPPPPAPPPPPPPPLPPPPPPPPPAPPPPPPPAPPPPPPPPPPPPASSSSSSSSSSSSPPPPPPPPPPAPPPAPPPPPPPPPPPPPPPAPPPPPPPPPPPPXPPPPPPPAPPPPPPPPPPPPPPPPPPPPPAPPPPPPAPPPPPPPAPPPPPQPPPPPPAPPPPPPPPPPPPPPPPSPPPPPPPPPPPPPPSPPPPPPPPPPPPPPLPPPPPPPPPPPAPPPPLYRVELIGLLISSPPGALTASASNPRPLHPALAFISTE; this comes from the exons cctcctcttcctcctcctcctcttcctcctcctcctgctccgcctcctcctcctgctcctcctcctcctc ctcctcctgctcctcctcctcctcctgctcctcctcctcctcctcctcctcctcctcctcctcctcctcctcctcctccgcctcctcctcctcctgctcctcctgctcctcctcctcctcctcctcctcctcctcct cctcctcctcctcctcctcctcctcctgctccgcctcctcctcctcctcctcctcctcctcctcctcctcctcctcctcctcctcctcctcctcctcctcctcctcctgctcctcctcctcctcctccct ctcctcctcctcctcctcctcctcctcctcctcctcctgctcctcctccgcctcctcctcctcctcctctgcctcctcctcctcctcctgctccgcctcctcctcctcctcctcctcctcctgctcctcctcctcctcctcctcctcctgctcctcctcctcctcctcctcctcctctcc ctcctcctcctcctcctcctcctcctgctcctcctcctcctcctcctcctgctcctcctcctcctcctcctcctcctcctcctcctcctgcctcctcctcctcctcctcctcctcctcctcctcctctcctcctcctcctcctcctcctcctcctcctgctcctcctcctgctcctcctcctcctcctcctcctcctcctcctcctcctcctcctcctgctcctcctcctcctcctcctcctcctcctcctcctcc gcctcctcctcctcctcctcctgctcctcctcctcctcctcctcctcctcctcctcctcctcctcctcctcctcctcctcctcctcctgctcctcctcct cctcctcctgctcctcctcctcctcctcctcctgctcctcctcctccgcctcagcctcctcctcctcctcctgctcctcctcctcctcctcctcctcctcctcctcctcctcctcctcctccatctcctcctcctcctcctcctcctcctcctcctcctcctcctccgtctcctcctcctcctcctcctcctcctcctcctcctcctcctcctctgcctcctcctcctcctcctcctcctcctcctcctgctccgcctcctccgcttT ATAGAGTTGAATTGATCGGTTTATTGATCTCCAGTCCCCCCGGCGCTCTAACAGCCTCGGCGTCTAACCCCCGGCCTCTTCATCCCGCCCTCGCCTTCATCAGCACAGAGTGA